A part of Hydrogenobacter sp. T-8 genomic DNA contains:
- a CDS encoding GYD domain-containing protein has product MGIYVMLTKISPYAVKNLEKLKEIEQHIEKLIEENCPNVKWLMNLVVFGPYDYLDIFEAPSDEEAAKVAMIVRSFGHATTETWPAIEWKDFKDIIGKIKIDYS; this is encoded by the coding sequence ATGGGTATATACGTGATGCTTACAAAAATATCTCCCTATGCGGTTAAGAACCTTGAAAAACTCAAAGAGATTGAACAACACATTGAAAAGCTCATAGAGGAAAACTGTCCAAATGTGAAATGGCTTATGAACCTTGTAGTTTTTGGACCCTATGACTATCTTGACATCTTTGAAGCTCCAAGTGACGAAGAAGCTGCAAAGGTAGCTATGATAGTTAGGTCCTTTGGCCACGCTACAACGGAAACTTGGCCCGCAATAGAGTGGAAAGACTTCAAGGATATAATAGGCAAGATAAAGATAGACTACAGCTGA
- a CDS encoding c-type cytochrome, with product MSIGWLEVVVATLLVSLVISLILARGRHWLEPSFWKVAAIITSSVMAITLVLLTFHTVQAISMGSKRVPGADVINREIGYVYNADRRAMEPVLGKEVGLFGKVWSPQEAEELIVKGKLVIQSRNCMDCHTLLGNGAYYAPDLTKAWLDPKWDKQIMPMVGASSREEAMKTWLMNPDKYPTWVRKMPNLRLTEDEAKAVTAYLKWMSAIDTNGFPANFPEVQVSQK from the coding sequence ATGAGTATAGGGTGGCTGGAGGTAGTGGTTGCAACCCTTCTTGTCTCCCTTGTTATCAGCCTTATCCTTGCAAGAGGACGTCACTGGCTTGAGCCGAGCTTCTGGAAGGTGGCAGCCATAATTACAAGCTCTGTTATGGCCATCACACTGGTTCTTCTGACTTTCCATACGGTTCAGGCTATAAGTATGGGAAGCAAGCGGGTCCCCGGAGCGGATGTAATAAACAGGGAGATAGGTTATGTTTACAATGCGGACAGAAGGGCTATGGAGCCTGTATTAGGGAAAGAGGTGGGGCTTTTTGGAAAAGTATGGAGTCCACAGGAAGCTGAGGAGTTAATCGTAAAAGGTAAGCTGGTTATTCAAAGTAGGAACTGTATGGACTGCCACACCCTCCTTGGAAATGGAGCTTACTATGCTCCAGACCTTACAAAAGCATGGCTTGACCCTAAGTGGGACAAACAAATAATGCCCATGGTAGGAGCAAGCTCAAGGGAGGAAGCCATGAAAACGTGGCTCATGAACCCGGACAAGTATCCCACTTGGGTAAGGAAAATGCCCAACCTCAGGCTTACAGAGGATGAAGCCAAGGCTGTGACTGCATACCTCAAATGGATGTCTGCCATAGATACCAATGGCTTTCCTGCAAACTTCCCTGAGGTTCAAGTATCACAAAAATAA